A single genomic interval of Aedes aegypti strain LVP_AGWG chromosome 1, AaegL5.0 Primary Assembly, whole genome shotgun sequence harbors:
- the LOC23687749 gene encoding B-box type zinc finger protein ncl-1, translating to MASVGVFSFPSAITGGSVAAGAGSTNSNTVPSASIVKPITTSVPTPPPPSQASIVPAVDALVPPPSSTALATPMVPSSTAGIIPVVANGVAPLISMSPTPDAIPLTKPNVSSAGAMFSDAFKLSDLAAFDGLESETSGGRGPGSVGAPESINGYQLESGSLSECMEQDCTLCQNKYISPRVLSCLHVFCEACLEKLMSDDEAKKMEGLLDCPTCKQTTKVGSKGVAALHQDYILTNVLDLSTIEPSMLACTSCKSKEMAISRCNDCANFLCASCDNAHRYMRCFEDHKVVQLEDLRKSSEKVAIHKPLYCSVHPPENLKYFCFNCQIPVCNECLIGEHKGKEHNYQIISEAEKPMRSELENLMKEAKTKIEYCNQATSDLDTSLHDLQNQFETARDLINESFQSFKAVLEKCRDNALKNLEKLHSERELKIMELFHNVEKSTEKIENTAKFTKKVLDQANGPELLSLKKMIAMQFSNLMGSTPKVDVNFSLEFQTSFEKFDQIAPELFGTFRTETSPPSPKETTPPPSLPGMAIMINKPPTTANGSCGLSQGPLTGSVTASSPISLPTSMQSSFDGDISNLGASYMMPHVLTPEPPASTPIANNHLPAAPATVGGSATLPGLSSIAEYNLHRLANLTETAPDITDAIVPVNTPNPTTNFTLADLISGDPNAFQALSKYSLNNPDIPAGPMMPPHPNMDNLSLLSDFSGLPGATSTMLPTTPMSMDSSLSGEMAAMSRFQVNGRTKATPMQIRCKFGSLGQTKGQFNSPHGFCLGVDEEIVVADTNNHRIEIFEKNGTFKFSFGVPGKEEGQLFYPRKVAVMRSSAKFVVCDRGNERSRMQIFSKNGHFIKKIAIRYIDIVAGLAVTNKGLIVAVDSVSPTVFIISEDGNLIHWFDCSDFMREPSDIAINGSDFYVCDFKGHCVAVFSEEGTFKYRIGSEKVTCFPNGIDISDAGDVLIGDSHGNRFHVACYSKDGQLQSEYECPYVKVSRCCGLKITSEGYVVTLAKNNHHVLVLNTLYIQ from the exons ATGGCGTCGGTTGGAGTGTTTTCATTTCCGAGTGCTATCACCGGGGGTAGTGTTGCCGCTGGAGCTGGAAGTACCAACAGCAATACCGTTCCTTCGGCATCTATCGTGAAGCCCATTACGACATCCGTTCCTACTCCGCCTCCCCCTTCCCAAGCGTCTATTGTTCCAGCAGTCGATGCCCTTGTTCCACCGCCATCATCAACGGCACTTGCTACACCGATGGTACCGTCTTCTACGGCAGGGATCATTCCCGTAGTTGCCAACGGTGTTGCTCCGTTGATTTCCATGTCCCCAACACCGGACGCTATTCCCTTGACCAAGCCAAATGTTTCCTCTGCCGGAGCGATGTTTTCCGATGCGTTCAAGCTGAGCGATCTGGCCGCGTTCGATGGATTGGAATCCGAGACAAGCGGTGGACGTGGTCCGGGAAGTGTGGGCGCACCGGAATCCATCAACGGATACCAGTTGGAGTCTGGTTCGCTATCTGAATGTATGGAGCAGGACTGCACGCTTTGCCA GAACAAGTACATCTCGCCACGTGTCCTATCTTGCTTGCACGTGTTCTGTGAAGCTTGCTTGGAAAAGCTCATGAGTGACGACGAGGCAAAGAAAATGGAAGGATTGCTTGATTGCCCCACATGCAAGCAAACAACCAAGGTTGGATCAAAGGGTGTTGCGGCATTACACCAGGACTACATTCTTACCAACGTGTTGGATCTGTCGACAATTGAGCCATCGATGTTGGCATGCACCTCGTGCAAGAGCAAGGAAATGGCCATCTCACGTTGCAATGATTGTGCCAACTTTCTCTGCGCTAGTTGTGACAATGCTCACCGGTATATGCGTTGCTTCGAGGACCATAAGGTTGTACAGTTGGAAGATCTGCGCAAGTCCTCCGAGAAGGTCGCCATCCATAAGCCGCTGTACTGCAGCGTCCATCCTCCGGAGAATTTGAAGTATTTCTGCTTCAATTGCCAAATTCCGGTGTGCAACGAGTGTCTGATCGGTGAACACAAAGGAAAGGAACACAACTATCAGATTATCAGCGAAGCCGAGAAGCCCATGCGCTCGGAATTGGAGAACCTGATGAAGGAAGCTAAAACAAAGATTGAGTATTGCAATCAGGCGACGAGCGATCTTGATACTTCGCTGCACGATTTGCAGAACCAGTTCGAAACGGCTCGCGACCTGATCAATGAATCTTTCCAAAGCTTCAAGGCTGTGTTGGAAAAGTGCCGTGACAATGCATTGAAGAATCTCGAAAAACTACATTCGGAACGTGAGCTGAAGATCATGGAACTATTCCACAACGTGGAGAAATCCACTGAAAAGATAGAAAATACTGCCAAGTTCACAAAGAAGGTATTGGATCAAGCCAACGGACCGGAACTTTTGAGCTTGAAGAAAATGATTGCCATGCAGTTCAGCAATCTGATGGGATCCACGCCAAAGGTGGACGTAAACTTTTCGTTGGAGTTCCAAACCAGTTTCGAAAAGTTCGATCAAATCGCTCCGGAGCTGTTTGGCACATTCCGTACGGAGACAAGTCCGCCGAGTCCGAAGGAAACTACACCGCCACCCTCCTTGCCGGGAATGGCCATCATGATCAACAAGCCCCCGACTACGGCGAATGGCAGCTGCGGATTGTCACAAGGACCATTGACCGGATCTGTAACTGCCAGCAGCCCGATTTCATTGCCAACGTCGATGCAGTCGTCATTCGATGGTGATATCTCGAATCTGGGAGCCAGCTATATGATGCCGCACGTGCTTACTCCAGAACCACCGGCATCCACTCCTATCGCCAATAATCATCTACCGGCTGCACCAGCAACCGTCGGAGGCTCAGCCACATTGCCCGGATTGAGCAGCATTGCGGAATATAATCTACATCGATTGGCAAACCTAACGGAAACGGCTCCCGATATCACCGATGCAATCGTACCTGTGAACACTCCGAATCCAACAACGAACTTTACGCTGGCCGATCTGATTTCCGGCGATCCCAATGCCTTCCAAGCGCTCTCCAAGTACAGTCTCAACAATCCGGATATACCGGCCGGCCCTATGATGCCACCGCATCCCAACATGGACAATTTGTCACTGCTTAGTGATTTCTCGGGCTTGCCAGGCGCGACATCGACAATGCTTCCAACTACACCCATGTCGATGGACTCGTCGCTCAGCGGAGAGATGGCCGCAATGAGTCGGTTCCAGGTCAACGGACGCACCAAGGCCACACCGATGCAAATTCGGTGCAAGTTTGGATCGCTGGGACAAACCAAAGGACAGTTCAACTCCCCGCACGGATTCTGTCTCGGGGTCGACGAAGAAATTGTCGTAGCTGACACGAACAACCATCGCATTGAGATTTTCGAAAAGAACGGAACATTCAAGTTCTCTTTCGGAGTCCCCGGCAAGGAAGAAGGCCAGCTCTTCTATCCACGTAAGGTGGCCGTAATGCGGTCGAGTGCCAAGTTTGTGGTGTGCGATCGGGGAAACGAGCGCTCCCGTATGCAAATCTTCTCCAAGAATGGACATTTCATCAAAAAGATTGCAATCCG CTATATCGACATCGTTGCTGGTTTGGCTGTGACTAACAAGGGACTGATCGTGGCAGTTGATAGCGTTTCCCCAACGGTCTTCATCATTTCTGAAGATGGAAACCTCATCCACTGGTTCGATTGCAGCGATTTTATGCGTGAGCCCTCGGATATTGCAATCAATG GTTCCGACTTCTATGTGTGCGATTTCAAAGGACACTGCGTGGCAGTCTTCTCGGAGGAGGGAACATTCAAGTATCGCATCGGCAGCGAGAAAGTTACCTGCTTCCCCAACGGTATCGACATATCCGATGCAGGCGACGTCCTGATTGGCGATTCACACGGCAACCGTTTCCACGTGGCTTGCTACTCGAAGGATGGCCAGCTGCAGTCGGAGTACGAGTGTCCGTATGTTAAG gtttctCGCTGTTGTGGGTTGAAAATTACATCTGAGGGCTACGTTGTAACTTTGGCCAAGAATAACCATCACGTCCTCGTACTGAACACTCTATACATTCAGTGA